From Anomalospiza imberbis isolate Cuckoo-Finch-1a 21T00152 chromosome 22, ASM3175350v1, whole genome shotgun sequence, a single genomic window includes:
- the PPP1R9B gene encoding neurabin-2: protein MLRTEAGGAGGAPSAGGAAGAGGLRSASPHRNAYEATIQALAPTKEADGEDGKKSRGKKYGSNVHRIKNMFLQMGTAPGPEGACDLAKAKEKPVRLSLPRAGSLGDGVDQGSLLKLGTSVSERVSRFDSKPDKPFSKLQETRKIFERSPQEKATTTKLLLRKERAGFQDRKLDVVVRFNGSTESLDKLDADAVSPTVSQLSAVFEKADLRNNLHKAQGRAAAPLNAKVVAKRPRVFAPGAEAARPGDGHAAPARARPQDEDKAAGKSGRPVEKEAATPRVQEVCKIKPVEVEESGEGEEEEEAAAVAGEAVPAPQPAKGDEGLAAAAPRLDSGSGAATGEEGVKGERAEEGDGSEEAKKEDFSEADLVDISAYSGLGEDSGGSGLEEEEEAEGLYEPESGCVEIPGLSEEEEPVPNRKIQFSTAPIQVFSTYSNEDYDRRNEDVDPMAASAEYELEKRVERLDLFPVELEKDSEGLGISIIGMGAGADMGLEKLGIFVKTVTEGGAAHRDGRIQVNDLIVEVDGTSLVGVTQSFAASVLRNTKGRVRFLIGREKPGEQSEVAQLIQQTLEQERWQREMMEQRYTQYTEDDEETGEYATDEEEEMSPMFPSGEMAIEVFELAENEDTLSPVEMDPEKLVHKFKELQIKHAVTEAEIQQLKRKLQCLEQEKARWRAEKAQLEQSVEENKERMEKLEGYWMEAQNLCQAVDEHLKETQAQYQTLERKYSKAKRLIKEYQQKEIEFLKKETAQRRVLEESELAHKEEMEKLQEKISELEAKLQTLKNSNPT from the exons ATGCTGAGGACCGaggccggcggggccgggggggccccCTCGGccgggggcgcggcgggggccggggggctGCGCAGCGCGTCCCCGCACCGGAACGCCTACGAGGCCACCATCCAGGCCCTGGCGCCCACAAAGGAGGCCGATGGCGAGGACGGCAAGAAGAGCCGCGGGAAGAAGTATGGCTCCAACGTGCATCGGATCAAGAACATGTTCCTGCAGATGGGGACGGCGCCCGGCCCCGAGGGCGCCTGCGACCTGGCCAAGGCCAAGGAGAAGCCGGTGCGCCTgtccctgccccgcgccggcAGCCTCGGCGACGGCGTGGACCAGGGCAGCCTCCTCAAGCTGGGCACCAGCGTCTCGGAGCGTGTCAGCCGCTTCGACTCCAAGCCCGACAAACCCTTCTCCAAGCTGCAGGAGACCCGCAAGATCTTCGAGAGGAGCCCGCAGGAGAAGGCCACCACCACCAAGCTGCTGCTGCGCAAGGAGCGCGCCGGCTTCCAGGACCGCAAGCTGGACGTGGTGGTGAGGTTCAACGGCAGCACCGAGTCCCTGGACAAGCTGGACGCCGACGCCGTGTCGCCCACCGTGAGCCAGCTCAGCGCCGTCTTCGAGAAGGCCGACCTGAGGAACAACCTGCACAAGGCGcagggccgggcggccgcgccgcTCAACGCCAAGGTGGTGGCCAAGCGGCCCAGGGTGTTCGCGCCCGGCGCCGAGGCCGCGCGCCCGGGCGATGGCCACGCCGCCCCGGCACGTGCCCGGCCGCAGGACGAGGACAAGGCGGCCGGGAAGAGCGGGCGGCCGGTAGAGAAGGAAGCAGCCACGCCAAGGGTGCAGGAGGTCTGCAAGATCAAGCCCGTGGAGGTGGAGGAGAGTGGAGagggcgaggaggaggaggaggcggcagCGGTGGCGGGTGAAGCGGTGCCCGCGCCCCAACCGGCCAAAGGGGACGAGGGTCTGGCGGCCGCAGCCCCCCGGCTGGACagcggctcgggggcggccaCGGGCGAGGAGGGCGTCAAGGGCGAGCGGGCGGAGGAGGGCGATGGCTCCGAGGAGGCCAAGAAGGAGGACTTCTCCGAGGCGGATCTGGTGGACATAAGTGCCTACAGCGGGCTCGGGGAGGACTCGGGGGGCAgtgggctggaggaggaggaggaggccgAAGGGCTGTACGAGCCCGAGTCGGGCTGCGTGGAGATCCCGGGGCTGTCCGAGGAAGAGGAGCCCGTCCCCAACCGCAAGATCCAGTTCAGCACGGCCCCCATCCAG GTGTTCAGCACTTACTCCAACGAGGATTACGACCGCCGGAATGAGGACGTGGATCCCATGGCAGCCTCGGCCGAGTACGAGCTGGAGAAGAGGGTGGAGAGGCTCGACCTCTTCCCCGTGGAGCTGGAGAAAG aCTCGGAAGGGCTCGGGATCAGCATCATCGGGATGGGCGCGGGGGCCGACATGGgcctggaaaagctgggaatCTTCGTCAAGACCGTGACGGAAGGGGGAGCAGCCCACCGGGACGGCAG GATCCAGGTGAACGACCTGATCGTGGAGGTGGATGGCACCAGCCTGGTGGGGGTCACGCAGAGCTTCGCCGCCTCCGTGCTCAGGAACACCAAGGGCCGTGTCCG GTTCCTGATCGGGCGGGAGAAGCCGGGTGAGCAGAGCGAGGTGGCGCAGCTGATCCAGCAGACGCTGGAGCAGGAGCGGTGGCAGCGGGAGATGATGGAGCAGCGCTACACCCAGTACACCGAGGACGACGAGGAG ACCGGGGAGTACGCCAcggacgaggaggaggagatgagcCCCATGTTCCCCAGCGGGGAGATGGCCATCGAGGTGTTCGAGCTGGCCGAGAACGAGGACACGCTGTCCCCCGTGGAGATGGACCCCGAGAAGCTGGTGCACAAGTTCAAGGag ctccagatCAAACACGCCGTGACCGAGGCTGAGATCCAGCAGCTCAAGAGGAAG ctgcagtgcctggagcaggagaaggCGCGCTGGAGGGCCGAGAAggcccagctggagcagagcgTGGAGGAGAACAAGGAGCGCATGGAGAAGCTGGAGGGGTACTGGATGGAGGCGCAGAACCTGTGCCAGGCCGTGGACGAGCACCTCAAGGAGACCCAGGCCCAGTACCAGACCCTGGAGCGCAAGTACAGCAAGGCCAAGCGGCTCATCAAGGAGTACCAGCAGAA GGAGATCGAGTTCCTGAAGAAGGAGACGGCGCAGCGGCGGGTGCTGGAGGAGTCGGAGCTGGCGCACAAGGAGGAGATGGagaagctgcaggagaag aTCTCCGAACTGGAGGCCAAGCTGCAGACTTTGAAAAATTCCAACCCGACCTAA
- the SAMD14 gene encoding sterile alpha motif domain-containing protein 14 isoform X3 has translation MSVSKLQDTDEVFDFTAVVPETPRLDSSLHKARARLLARGRRQRPSRSRLRDSASSTEGDEGPEAAEGLSGPPAPQSCPSSDSSPGFARRDRRPRQHSEDDSRDMSPPSPASPTVGLDKKTRRKFLDLGVTLRRASSGKSRKEKSSNRLSMGSREVAEGPGRPSGSPFLPFSWFSDSARGSGSPGSASPAGSPRHEGLSPAKSTSQDSELSEDSPPSSASPRLPGSPKCSYPYHTLSQSSDELLEEPAGAAAGWTCGQVGQWLQSLGLERYVREFAERGVDGPRLLHLDGAKLKALGVGSSQDRAVLKRRLKELSLAAERERKAREKAEKQREKQKKKDQEQRRS, from the exons aTGTCGGTCTCCAAGCTGCAAGACACGGACGAGGTTTTTG ATTTTACCGCTGTGGTTCCAGAGACGCCGCGCTTGGACAGCAGCTTGCACAAGGCCCGCGCCCGGCTCCTggcccgcggccgccgccagCGGCCCTCGCGCTCCCGCCTGCGCGACAGCGCCAGCTCCACCGAGGGCGACGAGGGGCCCGAGGCCGCG GAGGGGCTCTcgggcccccccgcgccccAGTCCTGCCCCAGCTCCGACAGCTCCCCCGGCTTCGCCCGCCGCGACCGCCGGCCCCGGCAGCACAGCGAAG ATGACAGCCGGGACATGAGCCCCCCCTCGCCCGCCAGCCCGACCGTGGGGCTCGATAAGAAAACACGGAGGAAGTTCTTGGATTTGGG ggtgacCCTGCGCCGGGCATCCTCTGGGAAGAGCCGCAAGGAGAAGAGCAGCAACCGCCTGTCCAtgggcagcag GGAGGTGGCAGAGGGGCCTGGCCGCCCCTCAGGGTCCCCgttcctgcccttctcctggTTCTCGGACAGCGCCAGGGGCTCCGGCTCGCCCGGCTCCGCGTCCCCCGCTGGCTCCCCCCGGCACGAGGGGCTCAGCCCCGCCAAATCCACCTCGCAG GACTCCGAGCTGAGCGAGGATTCGCCGCCGTCCAGCGCCAGCCCCCGCCTGCCCGGCTCCCCCAAGTGCTCGTACCCCTACCACACCCTGTCCCAGTCCTCGGACGAG ctgctggaggagccgGCGGGCGCGGCCGCGGGCTGGACGTGCGGCCAGGTGGGGCAGTggctgcagagcctgggcctGGAGCGCTACGTGCGGGAATTCGCGGAGCGCGGCGTGGACGGGCCCCGCCTGCTGCACCTCGACGGGGCCAAGCTCAAg GCGCTGGGCGTGGGCAGCTCCCAGGACCGCGCGGTGCTCAAGCGGCggctgaaggagctgagccTGGCGGCCGAGCGGGAGCGCAAGGCCCGCGAGAAGGCGGAGAAGCAGcgggagaagcagaagaagaagGACCAGGAGCAGCGGCGGAGCTGA
- the SAMD14 gene encoding sterile alpha motif domain-containing protein 14 isoform X1 — translation MSVSKLQDTDEVFDFTAVVPETPRLDSSLHKARARLLARGRRQRPSRSRLRDSASSTEGDEGPEAAGTEGEGSPPAPSPFSRTDGFSFEPGVARPGLGDPPAPTPPLSRYRPLTNTPSQEGLSGPPAPQSCPSSDSSPGFARRDRRPRQHSEDDSRDMSPPSPASPTVGLDKKTRRKFLDLGVTLRRASSGKSRKEKSSNRLSMGSREVAEGPGRPSGSPFLPFSWFSDSARGSGSPGSASPAGSPRHEGLSPAKSTSQDSELSEDSPPSSASPRLPGSPKCSYPYHTLSQSSDELLEEPAGAAAGWTCGQVGQWLQSLGLERYVREFAERGVDGPRLLHLDGAKLKALGVGSSQDRAVLKRRLKELSLAAERERKAREKAEKQREKQKKKDQEQRRS, via the exons aTGTCGGTCTCCAAGCTGCAAGACACGGACGAGGTTTTTG ATTTTACCGCTGTGGTTCCAGAGACGCCGCGCTTGGACAGCAGCTTGCACAAGGCCCGCGCCCGGCTCCTggcccgcggccgccgccagCGGCCCTCGCGCTCCCGCCTGCGCGACAGCGCCAGCTCCACCGAGGGCGACGAGGGGCCCGAGGCCGCG GGCACTGAGGGCGAGGGCAGCCCCCCGGCCCCCTCGCCCTTCTCCCGCACCGACGGCTTCTCCTTCGAGCCGGGGGTGGCACGGCCGGGCCTGGGGGACCCCCCGGCCCCCACGCCCCCCCTCAGCCGCTACCGGCCCCTCACCAACACCCCGTCCCAGGAGGGGCTCTcgggcccccccgcgccccAGTCCTGCCCCAGCTCCGACAGCTCCCCCGGCTTCGCCCGCCGCGACCGCCGGCCCCGGCAGCACAGCGAAG ATGACAGCCGGGACATGAGCCCCCCCTCGCCCGCCAGCCCGACCGTGGGGCTCGATAAGAAAACACGGAGGAAGTTCTTGGATTTGGG ggtgacCCTGCGCCGGGCATCCTCTGGGAAGAGCCGCAAGGAGAAGAGCAGCAACCGCCTGTCCAtgggcagcag GGAGGTGGCAGAGGGGCCTGGCCGCCCCTCAGGGTCCCCgttcctgcccttctcctggTTCTCGGACAGCGCCAGGGGCTCCGGCTCGCCCGGCTCCGCGTCCCCCGCTGGCTCCCCCCGGCACGAGGGGCTCAGCCCCGCCAAATCCACCTCGCAG GACTCCGAGCTGAGCGAGGATTCGCCGCCGTCCAGCGCCAGCCCCCGCCTGCCCGGCTCCCCCAAGTGCTCGTACCCCTACCACACCCTGTCCCAGTCCTCGGACGAG ctgctggaggagccgGCGGGCGCGGCCGCGGGCTGGACGTGCGGCCAGGTGGGGCAGTggctgcagagcctgggcctGGAGCGCTACGTGCGGGAATTCGCGGAGCGCGGCGTGGACGGGCCCCGCCTGCTGCACCTCGACGGGGCCAAGCTCAAg GCGCTGGGCGTGGGCAGCTCCCAGGACCGCGCGGTGCTCAAGCGGCggctgaaggagctgagccTGGCGGCCGAGCGGGAGCGCAAGGCCCGCGAGAAGGCGGAGAAGCAGcgggagaagcagaagaagaagGACCAGGAGCAGCGGCGGAGCTGA
- the SAMD14 gene encoding sterile alpha motif domain-containing protein 14 isoform X2: protein MSVSKLQDTDEVFETPRLDSSLHKARARLLARGRRQRPSRSRLRDSASSTEGDEGPEAAGTEGEGSPPAPSPFSRTDGFSFEPGVARPGLGDPPAPTPPLSRYRPLTNTPSQEGLSGPPAPQSCPSSDSSPGFARRDRRPRQHSEDDSRDMSPPSPASPTVGLDKKTRRKFLDLGVTLRRASSGKSRKEKSSNRLSMGSREVAEGPGRPSGSPFLPFSWFSDSARGSGSPGSASPAGSPRHEGLSPAKSTSQDSELSEDSPPSSASPRLPGSPKCSYPYHTLSQSSDELLEEPAGAAAGWTCGQVGQWLQSLGLERYVREFAERGVDGPRLLHLDGAKLKALGVGSSQDRAVLKRRLKELSLAAERERKAREKAEKQREKQKKKDQEQRRS from the exons aTGTCGGTCTCCAAGCTGCAAGACACGGACGAGGTTTTTG AGACGCCGCGCTTGGACAGCAGCTTGCACAAGGCCCGCGCCCGGCTCCTggcccgcggccgccgccagCGGCCCTCGCGCTCCCGCCTGCGCGACAGCGCCAGCTCCACCGAGGGCGACGAGGGGCCCGAGGCCGCG GGCACTGAGGGCGAGGGCAGCCCCCCGGCCCCCTCGCCCTTCTCCCGCACCGACGGCTTCTCCTTCGAGCCGGGGGTGGCACGGCCGGGCCTGGGGGACCCCCCGGCCCCCACGCCCCCCCTCAGCCGCTACCGGCCCCTCACCAACACCCCGTCCCAGGAGGGGCTCTcgggcccccccgcgccccAGTCCTGCCCCAGCTCCGACAGCTCCCCCGGCTTCGCCCGCCGCGACCGCCGGCCCCGGCAGCACAGCGAAG ATGACAGCCGGGACATGAGCCCCCCCTCGCCCGCCAGCCCGACCGTGGGGCTCGATAAGAAAACACGGAGGAAGTTCTTGGATTTGGG ggtgacCCTGCGCCGGGCATCCTCTGGGAAGAGCCGCAAGGAGAAGAGCAGCAACCGCCTGTCCAtgggcagcag GGAGGTGGCAGAGGGGCCTGGCCGCCCCTCAGGGTCCCCgttcctgcccttctcctggTTCTCGGACAGCGCCAGGGGCTCCGGCTCGCCCGGCTCCGCGTCCCCCGCTGGCTCCCCCCGGCACGAGGGGCTCAGCCCCGCCAAATCCACCTCGCAG GACTCCGAGCTGAGCGAGGATTCGCCGCCGTCCAGCGCCAGCCCCCGCCTGCCCGGCTCCCCCAAGTGCTCGTACCCCTACCACACCCTGTCCCAGTCCTCGGACGAG ctgctggaggagccgGCGGGCGCGGCCGCGGGCTGGACGTGCGGCCAGGTGGGGCAGTggctgcagagcctgggcctGGAGCGCTACGTGCGGGAATTCGCGGAGCGCGGCGTGGACGGGCCCCGCCTGCTGCACCTCGACGGGGCCAAGCTCAAg GCGCTGGGCGTGGGCAGCTCCCAGGACCGCGCGGTGCTCAAGCGGCggctgaaggagctgagccTGGCGGCCGAGCGGGAGCGCAAGGCCCGCGAGAAGGCGGAGAAGCAGcgggagaagcagaagaagaagGACCAGGAGCAGCGGCGGAGCTGA
- the PDK2 gene encoding pyruvate dehydrogenase kinase, isozyme 2, whose translation MRLLRCLGKRAALAGVPTYIEHFSKFSPSPLSMKQFLDFGSSNACEKTSFAFLRQELPVRLSNIMKEINLLPDRVLRTPSVQLVQSWYVQSLLDIMEFHDRDPEDQATLGQFTNALVTIRNRHNDVVPTMAQGVIEYKETYGDDPVSNQNIQYFLDRFYLSRISIRMLINQHTLLFDGSTNPAHPKHIGSIDPHCNVANVVRDAYNMAKLLCDKYYMASPDLEIEEVNACNSEQPVSIVYVPSHLYHMLFELFKNAMRATVESHENSPRLPAIRVMVALGQEDLSIRMSDRGMGVPLRKIERLFSYMYSTAPTPQLGSGGAPLAGFGYGLPISRLYAKYFQGDLQLFSMEGFGTDAVIYLKALSTDSVERLPVYNKSAWRHYQASQEAGDWCVPSTEPKNTSTYRVP comes from the exons aTGCGGCTGCTGCGGTGCCTCGGGAAGCGCGCGGCGCTGGCCGGCGTCCCCACCTACATCGAGCACTTCAGCAAGTTCTCGCCGTCGCCGCTCTCCATGAAGCAGTTTCTGGACTTCG gctccAGCAATGCCTGTGAGAAGACGTCGTTCGCCTTCCTGCgccaggagctgcccgtgcgCCTCTCCAACATCATGAAGGAGATCAACCTGCTCCCGGACCGGGTGCTGCGCACGCCCTCCGTGCAGCTGGTGCAGAGCTG GTACGTCCAGAGCCTGCTGGACATCATGGAATTCCACGACAGGGACCCCGAGGACCAAGCCACGCTGGGACA GTTCACCAACGCGCTGGTGACGATCCGGAACCGCCACAACGACGTTGTCCCCACCATGGCGCAGGGGGTGATCGAGTACAAGGAGACATACGGGGACGACCCCGTGTCCAACCAGAACATCCAGTATTTCCTGGACCGCTTCTACCTGAGCCGCATCTCCATCCGCATGCTCATCAACCAGCACA ccctgctcttcgATGGCAGCACCAACCCCGCGCACCCCAAACACATCGGGAGCATCGACCCCCACTGCAACGTGGCCAACGTGGTGAGAG ACGCCTACAACATGGCCAAGCTGCTGTGTGACAAATACTACATGGCCTCGCCCGACCTGGAGATCGAGGAGGTCAACG CCTGCAACTCGGAGCAGCCCGTGAGCATCGTCTACGTCCCGTCCCACCTGTACCACATGCTCTTCGAGCTGTTCAAG aACGCCATGAGAGCCACGGTGGAGAGCCACGAGAACAGCCCCCGGCTGCCAGCCATCAGGGTGATGGTGGCCCTGGGCCAGGAGGACCTGTCCATCCGG ATGAGTGACAGGGGCATGGGCGTGCCCCTGAGGAAGATCGAGCGGCTCTTCAGCTACATGTACTCGACTGCCCCCACCCCCCAGCTGGGCTCCGGGGGGGCCCCCCTG GCTGGCTTTGGCTACGGGCTGCCCATCTCCCGCCTCTACGCCAAGTACTTCCAGGGGGACCTGCAGCTCTTCTCCATGGAGGGCTTCGGCACCGACGCCGTCATCTACCTGAAG GCGCTGTCCACGGACTCGGTGGAGCGGCTGCCCGTGTACAACAAGTCGGCGTGGCGGCACTACCAGGCCAGCCAGGAGGCGGGGGACTGGTGCGTGCCCAGCACCGAGCCCAAGAACACCTCCACCTACCGCGTGCCCTGA